TGACCGGGATGGGTTCCTGAGAGGGATCGATTCCGCGGGCCCGACAGATCTGAAAGATGCCCGGGAAGCGTTCGGCAAACGGGACCGCCAGTCGTGTGGCGTCAAGGAATACCGTGCCATGCGCCTGTTGCTCCCGGAAGATTTCACGGGCGACGACGTCCCTCGGCGCCAATTCGGCCAACGCATGGCGCTTGGGCATGAATCGCTGGCCGCGACCATTCAGCAGGATGGCCCCCTCCCCCCGGACGGCTTCCGAGATGAGCGAGAGCGGGTTCTCGGCCGTATCGAGCGCCGTGGGGTGGAATTGCACGAATTCCATGTCGGCCAGTCGCGCCCCGGCGCGATGCGCAATGGCGAAGCCATCTCCGGTCGCCACCTGGGGATTGGTGGTGTAGCGATAAATCTGACCGCAGCCGCCGGTGGCCAGGACGGTGGCATCGGCGACGATCTCCACCGCCTGCCCCGAGATACTGGCCCGGACGCCGGCGCAGCGCACCCCGTCGTCATCCTCCACCAGCAATAGTTCGAGCACGCGGGCCGACTCGTGGACCGTAATCGCGGCCGACTCCCTGACCTTGGCCACCAGCGTGCGAGCCACCTCCGCCCCGGTCTGGTCGCCGTGCGCGTGGACGATGCGGTGCCGCGAATGCGCGGCCTCCTTTCCCAGCTTGAACGCTCCGTTCGGATCGAGATCGAACCGGGCGCCCGCGGCCTGCAGTTCGCGTACCCGGGCCGGCCCCTCCTCCACCAGCACCTGAACCGCGGCCGCGTCGCACAGCGCCGCGCCGGCGGCGAGCGTATCACGACGGTGGAGTTCGGGGGAGTCACCGGCTCCCAACGCGGCCGCGATGCCCCCCTGGGCGTAGGCGGTGGCCGAGTCGAACAGCGTGCGCTTGGTGAGCACCGTCACGGAACCGTGTCCGGACGCCCGCCAAGCCGTGTGCAAACCGGCCACACCGCTGCCAACCACAAGGAACCGCGTGCGGATCCGGATAGTCATAGTATTTTGAATCAAAGGACTCTGATGCGCCGATGCCAGCTGGCGGTCCCGCCCAGGCGCATTTTCTCCCTCCTCTCAGGAGTCGCAGTCATGCGTGTGTCGTTCGCGAGTGGTGCCTTGGCCGCCGGTCTCATTGCCGGTCTGTCGACCGCGCCTGCCCTTCTGTCGGCGCAGCCGGGTGGTGTCGCCCCCGCGTGCCCATTGGATGCCAACAGTCCCAAGGAACTCGCGGTGCTCGAGCTGCAGGTCCAGCGCGCCCGCGGGGCCACCACGCCGGAGATTCGGCAGTCGGCGTTGAAGGCGATCATGAAGGAGCTGGATACCAAGCCCGAGCGTTTCGCCAAGAATCCGGCCGGCTACAATCTTCGCATGGCGCAGGCGTTGACCATGTGGGCGCTGGAGCCGGGCGTGGCCAACGTTGCGCCGCGCGCATCGCTGGGTTTGGTGACGAATCCGACCGAGTCCATCGACATGTTGGTCAAGCTGGACGAAGCGTACAAGGCCATCGTGGCGGCGCTGCCCACGTGCGAAAGCGATGTGAAAGCGCTGCGTCAGAACGATGTATGGCTGGCAGTCACGCGCAAGGCGCTGGACGCGTCGAATGGCGGGCAGTTGGACAGTGCGAACTACTACGCCAAGCGCTCGCTGCTGCTCTCGCAGGACAGCCCGTACCCGCACTACGTGCTGGCCAACGTGGCGAACCAGCGAAAGGAACGCACGGCGGCGATTGGCCACTGGAAGCAGGTGATCGTGCAGTCGGGCGCCGATACCAGCTATCGCGAACTCAGGAACAGCAGCTTGTATCTGCTGTCCGTCAACCAACTCGAAGCGGCGGAAGCCGCGAAGGGTGCCGAACAGCAGTCGTTGGCGAAGGACGCCGCCGCGAACTTCAAGGCGTTGCTGTCCGCAACACCCGACAGCCCGGACGCGCCGAACATCATGCAGAGCTGGGCCGATGCGCTGAAGATGGCGGGCGACTCGGCCGCCATCCCGGGGATCTACGCCGACATGCTCGCGAAACCGGCGGGCTACGGCGATGTCGCGTTGACGATGGCTGGCGTGATTGCCACGCGGGTGAACAAGACCGACGACGCCATCGCCCTGAACGAGGCCGCCATCGCCCGGAACCCCAATGCGCGTGACGCGCTCCGCAACCTGGCCGCGAACTACTACGCCAAGGACCAGTTTCTCAAGATGCTGGCGCCGTCGACGAAGCTGGTGTCCATCGATCCGAACAACTTTGATGGATGGATGATGTTCGCGTACGCCGCGCAGGGCATCGCCAAGGCGGCTAAAGTACCGGCCGAGAAGAAAGCCTGGACGGATTCACTGGTGAAGTATCAGACGTACGCCGAAGCGCTGCCGGTGAAGGTGGATGTCGCCAGCTTCCAGCGTGGCACCAAGGACGTATCCTTGACGCTGCAATTCGAGCAGCAGGCCGCCGCCGACGGCACCTACTCGGTGACGGTGGAATTCCTGGACGCGGCGGGTGCGGTGGTGGGAACCGCGACGGCCCCGGTGGGTCCGCTCAAGAAGGGTGAGACCAAGAGCGTGGCGTTCAAGGCGGCCGCAACGGGGGTTTCCGGGTACCGCTACCAACCGATCAAGTAGTCGGCGACACCGATTCACGACCACGTGAGCGGGATGCGCGGTCGGTTCGCGTCGAACATCGCGTGGTTGCTGCTGGTTGTTGGCACGCGCGCCGGAGGTCAATCCTCCGGCGCGCGTGTGTCGTTTGAGCTGGGCGCGATGGGCGTTGGTGCGTTGACGCACGCCGCCCCCGGTGTGTTCGGGACGTCCGCCACGGAAGGCTACCTGACCCAGCCCAATGTGATGGTTGGCGCGCACCGCGGACCGATTGCGCTGACGGGCACGATCAATCTCGAGGGCTACACGCTGCGTCGGGGGGAACTCAACGCCGGCATCTATGGCGAAGGCTACGTCGACCGTCGTCACCCGCACACACTGGTGCATGAAGCGATGCTGTCGGTGACGTCGCCAACGCGTCGCGGCGTGCGCGCGTCGTTGGCCGCCGGCAAGGGCTTCACGCCGTTCGGCACCGACGATCCGATGATGCGGCCGCTGGTGAAGTACCCGGTCAATCACCATCACGCGCAGATCATCGAGCGCGTGCAAACGATTGGCGCGATTGCCATTGGTGATTCGGCGCGCGGAGTCGCCGTCGAGCACGCGTTTTTCAATGGGGATGAGCCGGTGGGACCGTTCATCGGACCGCAATGGCGCCGGTTTGGCGATTCGCGTACGAGCCGCCTGACCGTCGTGCCGACACGCGATGTTGAACTGCAAGCCAGTCGGGCGTTCGTGCGTTCGCCGGGTATCACGCAGGGTGGCGCCTTCGATCACACGCAGACCAGCGTGTCGCTGCGCTTCGATCGGACCGGCGGCGGACAGGCCATGGCGGGACATGCCATGAACGGCCGTCGACGCTACCTGCTGGCCGAGTTCGCCCGCACTGACGAGGGGTTTGGCGCCGAGCGGGTGTTCCGATTCAACAGCGTGCTGGTGGAAGGACTGCTGGAGCGCGGCGGATGGGGTTTGGCGGCGCGTGCGGAGCGCACTGATCGACCGGAAAACGAGCGTCTGCTCGACCCGTTTCGCGTGGCGAACGGGCATATTGATTTTCAGATCATCGGCATCACGCAATGGTCACTGGGTACGGTGCATCTCGATGCACCTTCTGTGCGACTGCGTCGGCTGGCCGACACGCAGGTCGCACCGTACGTGGAGGTGTCCCGCGCGCGGCCGGTCGCGCTGCGCACTCCGGCGGTGTTTGAGCCGCAAGCGTTTTATGGGGCCGGTACGCTCTGGTCAGTGACGGCCGGAGTCCGATTGCATGTTGGTACCATGCGTCGTCGCATGGGTCGCTACGGCGTGCTGGCTTCACCACCTTGATACCGATGACATTCATGATTCACCCACGCACCGCGATCGGATTGTTCGTAGCCGCCGTACTGCTAGGATGCGGCGGCGGTGATGGTCCCGTCACTCCCGCGCCGACACCGGCGATTGCGGTGGCCGTGGGCAGCAGCCTGTCAGCGGTACGCGGGGCCAGCGGCAACGCGACCGTCACCGTCACCCGGAGTGGCGGGTATGCCGGCACGATCACGCTGACCGCGTCCGGAATGCCGAGTGGTGTGACGGCGACATTCGATCCGGCCACACTCGCCGGTACCGCGACGACGAGTGCGCTGACCGTGACGGTGAGCGGCGGCGCAGTGGTCGCGATCAGCACCATCACGGTGAGTGCGAGCGGCGCCGGTGTGTCGACTCAGACCGCCGTCTTCACGTTGAACGTCGCGTTGCCGCCACCGCTCGCGCTCGCGTCACTTGGCCTTGGCGGGGTTGCCGATCGCTATACGGCCGAATTGTGGGTGCGTGGCACGACCGCGTACACCACTACTTGGGGGACGCGCAGCGGCACGGGTCGTGGCAACGCCATCAAGCTCTGGGACGTGAGCGCCAACACGCCGACCCTGGTCGATTCGCTGATCGTGGCCAACGCCAGCACCCTTGGCGATGTCCAGGTATCCGACGACGGGTCACTGTTGGTGGCGGCCATCGAATCGAATCCGAACGGCGGGCTGGCGGTCTATCAGCTGGACAGTCCGCGCTCGGCGCGATTGCTGGTACGAACCACTGGTGGCGAACTGCAGTATGGTGTGCATACGGCAGAGATCGCGCGCGTGAACGGGGTGCTGTACGCGTTCTGCGCCATCGACCCGGCCAACGGCGTGCCGGCGCGTCTCGTGATCGTCAGTCTGGCCAATCCCTCGCAGCCCACCACGGTGGCCTCACTGCAGATGGGCTCCCCGTACATCCACGATGTGTTCGTCCGTGACGGTCTGTTGTTCACGGGCGAATGGAATAGTGGACTCGGCATCTGGGACATCGGTGGCGGTGGGACGGGAGGCACGGTCGCCGTGCCCAAGCGGCTTTCGTTCGTCGCCACGCAGGGTGGCAAGGTCCACAACGTGTGGTGGTATCATGATCCGGTCGCGAACAGCAAGCGCTACGTGTTCGTTGGCGAAGAGGGGCCGGGGGTGATTGGATCCAGTTCGGTGGGCGACGTGCATGTTGTTGACATCTCCACCATCACCGCACCGACGGAAGTGGCGCGCTACACGGTGGCCGGCGGCGGCACACACAATTTCAGCGTCGACGAGGCCAGTGGATTTCTGTACGCCGCGTACTACAACGCCGGCGTGCGCGTGCTGGATGTGCGCGGTGACCTGGGCACCTGTGTAGCGGCCCAGAAGACCACCGACGGGCGTTGCGACCTGACGTTGATGGGACGAGAGAAGGCGATCTTCAACGGCAGCGGGTCGGTGTACGTGTGGGGGGTGCACTGGACGCCGAGCGGACTCTTTGCCAGCGACATGCTCAACGGGCTCTGGCGCATTGCGCCGGCGAGCCGATAACACGCGCGGAAGGAGCGTTCTGCCCCTTCCGTCCCCCTCGTCCGGCGGCGAACCTTCGTGGCCATGCGTCGGACTCTTTTTCTGATCGGGGCGCTCCTCGTCGCCCATGTCGCCTTGCTGGCGGTTACGCCCTCTGGCGCGACCAAGGCGGACAACACCGTGGGACTCGACGTCGGCATCGTGTTCGATGTCGGTGGTCGCGGTGACAAGTCGTTCAACGACGGCGCGTACCTGGGTGGCGTGCGGGCGGCCCGGGATCTTGGCGCCCGCGTGCGGTACATCGAACCCGGTGAGGGCTCCGACCGCGAAGCGGGGCTGCGATTACTCGCGGCCGAAGGACTCGATCTGGTCATTGGCGTCGGATTCATCTTCAGCGATGATGTCAACACGCTGGCCCGGGAGTATCCCAACGTCCGCTTCGCCGACGTGGACTACGCGGTTTCCACCGACAGCGCGGGCAATCCGCTGCCGATGCCCGACAACCTGGTGGCGCTCAAGTTTCGCGAGGAAGAAGGGTCGTTTTTGGTGGGCGCATTGGCCGCGCTGGTGGGCAAGAGCAAGAAGGTGGGGTTCATTGGCGGCATGGACATCGCGCTCATTCACAAGTTCGAGGCGGGCTATCGCGCCGGCGTGAAGCACGTGTGTCCCGACTGCGAGGTGCTGGTGGCCTACGCTGGCGTGACGCCGGAAGCATTTCGCAATCCTGGCAAGGGCAAGGAGATGGCGCTCAGCCAGTACAGCCAAGGCGTGAACGTGATCTTCCACGCCTCGGGATCCACGGGCCTTGGGGTGTTCGAAGCCGCGCGTTCTGCGGGTAAGCTGGCCATCGGTGTCGACGCCGATCAGTACAGCGAAGCGCCGGGCGTCGTGCTCACGAGCATGGTGAAAGGCATCGATGAGTCGGTGTTCCAGGCCGTGAAAGCGGTGAAGGAAGGGCGCTTCAAGGGCGGCATCCAGCAGTTCGGGCTCGCCGAAAAGGGTGTTGGCTACGTCTACGATGCCAACAACAAAGCGCTCATTCCCGCTGCGGTGCGCGGGCGACTCGATCAGCTGACGGCGGAGATCATCGCCGGCCGCATCAAGGTGCCGAGTACACGATGAGCACCCGGGACTCGGCTGTGCACATGGACGGTGTGGCCAAACTGTTCGGGCCGGTGGTGGCCAATCGGCAGGCGTCACTTGATGTCGCCACGGGAGAGATTCACGCGCTGGTGGGCGAGAACGGCGCCGGCAAGAGCACGCTGATGCGCGTGCTGGCCGGCATGTTTGCGCCTGATGCCGGCGTGGTGCGGGTGAATGGTCGCGATGTGACCGGATGGTCAACGCACGAAGCGATTGCCGCCGGCGTGGGCATGGTGCATCAGCACTTCATGCTCGTCCCCACGCTGACGGTGGCGGAGAATGTGGTGCTGGGGATGGAGCCGACGCACGGCGTGCGCGTGGACATGACCCGGGCCATCGCCGATGTGAAGGCGTTGTGCGTCAAGTGCGGCCTGCATGTTGATCCGTTGGCGAAGGTGGCCGACCTGAGTGTCGGCGAGGCACAGCGGGTGGAGATCCTCAAGGCGCTGTATCGTGGCGCCCGCATCCTCATTCTTGATGAGCCGACGGCCGTGTTGTCGCCGCCAGAAATTCGTGACTTGTGGGACGTGCTTCGCACGCTCAAGGCGGACGGCGGGACGGTGGTGCTCATCACGCACAAACTGGATGAGGTGATTGCCGTGTCCGACACCATCACCGTGATGCGCGCCGGGATGACCGTATCGCGTTTTGCCACCCAGGGCACGACGCCGCGTGACATTGCGCGAGCGATGGTGGGTCGTGACGTGGCACTGGCGCTCGACACGGTGACGGCACCACGCGCGGCGTCGACGGCAGCCGCGGTGCTCCGCGTATCGGGCCTCACGGTGAAGTCCGACCGCGGCATGACGGCAGTGAACAACCTGTCGTTTGACATAGCGCCCGGAGAGATTTTCGGCATCGCCGGTGTGGAAGGCAACGGGCAAACCGAATTGCTGGAAGCGATTGCCGGGCTGCGCGCTCCGATGTCCGGATCGATTCTGCTGGGCAGCCAGGATATCACGGCGCTGACGGTGCGCGATCGCGCGGATGCCGGGCTGTCGCACATTCCGGAAGACCGTCATCGTCGCGGACTCATTCTCGAGTATTCCATCGCCGACAACCTGATCCTTGGCCGTCAGCACCACTTCGCGTCGGCGCGCGGTCTCGATGCGGCCCGCATTGCCTCGCATGCGGCGCAGCAGGTGCAGGCGTTCGATATTCGTCCGGCGGTAACCACGCTGCCGGCGCGCGCGCTGTCGGGTGGCAACCAGCAGAAGGTGGTGATTGCCCGCGAGATGGGGCGCGCGTTTACCGTGTTGTTGGCGGCACAGCCCACGCGCGGTGTGGACGTGGGGGCTATCGAGTTCATTCATGACCAGCTGCGAAAGGCGCGGGCGGAAGGCAAGGCGATTTTGCTGGTGAGCGCCGACTTGCCCGAGGTGATGGCGCTATCCGATCGCATCGCCGTGATGTACGGTGGTCGGTTTGTAACCGTGATGGCGGGCAGTGATGCCACGACCGAGAAGCTCGGGCCATTCATGACGGGAGCGGCGGCATGAAGATGGACCGCGCCGCGCTCCTTGAGAACGTGCTGCCGATAGTCGTGGCACTGGGCATCGCCGCTGTTGTTGGCGATCTGCTCATATTGTCGTTTGGCGAAGCACCGGCCACCGAGTATCGCCTGCTGGTGGAAGGCACGTGGGGCAACGCGTACGGCATTGGACAGGTGTTGTACAAGGCCACGACGCTGACCTTTGCCGGTCTGGCGTTCGCCATGGCGGGGCGCGCGGGACTGTTCAACGTCGGTGCCGAATCCCAGTTGGCGATGGGCGGTTTCGCCGCGGGCATCATGGGGTTGCTGCTGCCAGCGGGCGTACCGGCCGTGATCGGTATGCTGTTGTGCCTGATCGCGGCGGCGTTCGGTGGCGCCGCTGTGGCCGCCGTACCTGGTGTACTGCGTGCGCGTTTTGGCGCCAGCGAAGTGATTGTCACCATCATGCTCAACTTCGTGGTGCTTGCCCTGCTCAACTGGCTGGTGTCCGCAAAGATTCATGTCACCGAAACGCTGCATACGCCGCCCATCAATACCGGCAGGGTGCCGCGACTGGCCGACATGTTCGACGCCTTCCACGGCAGTGCGGCCAACTGGACGCTGCTGATCGCCATCGCCGTGGCGCTGTCGAGTTGGTGGTGGTTGTTCCGCACGCGCGGGGGGTACGAACTGCGCGCCGTGGGCCTGCAGCCCGATGCCGCCGAATACGGCGGCGTGAATGTGAAACGGGTGCTGTGGACGTCGATGTGTTTGTCGGGCGCACTCGCGGGCATGGGTGGCGTGAACTTCGTGCTGGGTTACAAGGGCTACTACGAGGAAGGCTTTGCCGGCGGCGCGGGCTTCCTTGGTATCGCCGTGGCGTTGGTGGGGCGCAATCATCCGTTGGGCATTCTGCTGGCCGCCCTGCTGTTTGCCACGCTGTCGCAGGGTGGACTGGCGGTGAATGCGCTGGTGCCCAAGCAACTCACCGATATTCTCACCGCGGTCGTGATTTTGGCCGTCGCGACTGCGGTGCCGGAAGTGCAACGACAGATGCGCGCTGCGGCGGCCAGTGCGTTGGCCGCGCTCAATCGTTCGGCCGCGACGCCGAGCGCGGAGCGTGACGCATGAACGCCATCGCGTTTCTGCTGCAGACCATCCGCATTTCCATTCCGTACCTGCTGGCAGCGGCCGGCGGCGTGATGTCCGAGCGCGTGGGTGTCATTGCCTTGGGTCTTGAAGGACTGATGCTGTCGGGTGCCTTCGGTGCCGCCATGGGCAGCTACTACGGCGGCAGTGCATGGATGGGGTTGTTGGGTGCGCTGGTGGCCGGACTCGTGATGACCAGCGTGTTGGCCGTGGCCACCCTGCGCTTCAAGGCCAATCAGGTGGTTGTGGGTGTGGCGATCAACCTGCTGGTGGTGGCGGTCACGCGATTCTTTTTGCGACTGGTGTTCGATAGCGCCAGCAACTCGCCGCGCGTGCCTGGATTCGGTGGTGAAGGCGCGGCCAACGCCATGCTGGCCAGCTTCGCCAACCCGGTGGTGTGGATTGGGCTGTTTGCGCTGCCCGGGCTTGGTTGGCTGTTGTACCAGACGCCGTTCGGTTTGCGCGCGCGCGCCGTGGGAGAGAAACCCGAGGCGGCCACCACGTTGGGCATCGCGGTCGGCCCGCTACGCCTCAAGGGATTGCTGCTGTCGGGCGCGCTCGCCTCGCTGGGCGGTGCGTATCTCGCACTCGATCAACATCAGTTCACCGATGGCATGACCGCCGGCCGTGGCTTCATTGCGCTTGCCGCCGTGATTTTTGGACGGTGGGAACCCATGCGCGTCGCGGTGGCGTGCCTTCTCTTTGCCGGTGCAGAAACCTTGCAGATCCAGTTGCAGGGCGCGCAACTCGTGCCCAGTCAGTTCGTCGAGATGATTCCCTATGTGCTGACCATCATCGCACTGGCCGGTGTGGTGGGGCGCAGTGTTGCGCCAGCGGCGCTGGGAAAGACCGAGTGAGCGAATCCCTGGTGACACGAACCGGCGAACACCCGACGCAGGAGCCGGAGAAGAGCGCGTTCGGCAAGCTGGTCGTGCTGATGGTGACGGCGTTCATCGACATGCTCGGCCTGTTGATGATTTTGCCGCTGCTGCCGTTTTACGCCAAGAGTCTTGGCGCGGGCGGCCTGATTGTGGGACTGTTGGTCAGCGCGTTCAGTGTTGCGCAGCTCATCAGCGCACCCATTTGGGGTCGGTTCTCCGATCGCTATGGACGGCGTCCGGCCCTGATGGTGGGACTCGGCGCCAGCGCCATTGCCTATGTGGTGTTCGCCTACGCCGACAGTTTGTGGTTGTTGTTCCTGTCACGCATTGTGCAGGGTGCCGGTGGCGGTACGGTGAGTGTGATTCAGGCCTATGTCGCCGACGCCACCAAGCCGGAAGATCGCGCCAAGTCGCTGGGCTGGTTGAGCGCGGCCACCAACGCCGGCGTGGCGATTGGGCCGGTCATTGGCAGCTGGGTGCAGCACTGGAGCACGCATACGCCGGGTCTCGTGGCGGCGGGATTGTGTGTGATCAACATGGTCTTTGCCTCGCGCTATCTCACCGAGGCGCGAAAGCCGTCAGGGGCGCCTGGCCTCAATGCCGACGGCACGAAGACGGTGCGCAAAGGCAGTCGGGAGGCCGTGATGCGCGTGATCAGCCATCCGGACGAACCGGCATCACGGCTGATTCTCATTTACGCGATCGCCATTGGCGCGTTCCAAGGCACGACGTCCATCCTGGCGCTGTTCCTTTCGTTCCAGTTCGGCGTCACCGCGGACACCATCGGCTACTTCTTCTTCTACATCGGCGTGTTGAGCGTCTTCGTGCGCGCGGTCATGCTGGGACGTTTCGTGAACTGGGCGGGGGAGCCCAAGCTCAGTCGATGGGGCATCATGTTTCTCGGCGCCGGGCTGGTGGGCATCGCGTTCTCCACGAATTACGTGACGCTGGCGCTGGCCGTCGGCCTGTTGCCACTGGGCACGGCCTTCACCTTCCCGTGCGTCACCGCGATGCTGTCACGCGTGGTGAGCAGCGCCGAGCGCGGGTTGTACATGGGCGTGCAGCAGACGTTTGGCGGCATCACGCGCGTGGCGTTTCCGGTGCTGTTCGGATTGGCCTTTGACAACATCGGCAAGGCCAGTCCGTTTCTGATCAGCGCGACGATGGTGTTGGCGACGTTGTTGCTGGGTCGGGATCTGGAGAAGTACTCGCCGCGGGCTGCCAAAGCGTAGGATCTGCGGGTGGCCGTGTTTTGAACCGCGAAGTTCGCGAAGTACGCCAAGTACTGACTTTGACTCAGTTTGGTTCTTCGCGAACTTCGCGAACTTCGCGGTTCAATCTTTCGATTCATCGCGCCGCGCAGAACTCGCCGAATTACCAGTCCGTCGGCCGATAGTCCTTGAGGAACACGCCCCACTGATGCACGCCGCTGTTGATGCCTGCAATGATCGGATCGACAATGCGGGCGGCGCCGTCCACGATATCGAGCGGCGGATGGAATCGATGATCCGCAACCTTTCGCGCCGCCAGTTCCACCGTGTCCTCGTCGGTCACCCACCCCGTGTCGACGCTGTTCATGTGAATCCCGTCCTGCTGATAGTCCGTGGCGGACGTGCGGGTCATCATGTTGAGCGCCGCCTTGGCCATGTTCGTGTGCGGATGACGGGTGGTCTTGTTGTTGCGGTAGAACTGTCCTTCCACGGCCGACACGTTGACGATGTGCTTGTCGCGGTTGGCGGTGCGCATCATGAGCGGCTTGAGTCGCGCATTGATGATGAACGGCGCAATGGCATTCACGAGTTGCACTTCCAGTAACTCCACGCTGGGCACCTCGGCCATCAGCAGTCGCCAGGAGTTGCGGTCGCGGAGATCCACCTGCTGCAAATCCTGATCGAGTTGTCCTTGGGGAAAGAGTCCCTGCTGGGCGAGCAGTTCCTCCGGGAGCAATTTCACCTGCGACAGCGCCGCCGCCTGCGTGAGGCCAATCGCGTCGAGGGCGTGCGGCTCACGCGTGGTGGATACGCCCGCATTCGACTGGGCTTCGGGCAGCATATGATAGCCGCGGAGCCCCTCGTACGTGCCCAGGACCTTGCGTTGCTCCGCGGGCAGCGACTGCAGCGGTGCCATTTCGCCTTCCATCATGTGCGCGTAGAAATCGGGCGGGCGGCGCACCGTCTGGCAGGCATTGTTGATGATGAAATCCAGGCGGTCATGCGTGTTGAGCAGCTCGCGACAGAACGCTTCCACGCTTGGCGTATGTCGCAGGTCCAGCCCGAACAGCTCGAGCCGATCGCTCCATTGCGCAAAATCCGGTTCCGCGGCGTAACGAGCCGCCGAATCGCGCGGGAAACGCGTGGTGACAATCAGTCGTGCGCCGCAGCGCAGCAGCTTGAGGCCCGCCTGATACCCAATCTTCACGCGGCCGCCGGTGAGCAGGGCGGTTCGACCGGTGAGGTCGGCGAGTTCTGTGCGTTTGGCGAAATTGTACTCCGCGCACGGGCCGCACATCTGGTCGTAGAAGTGGTGGATGGTGGTGAACTTCTGCTTGCAGATGTAGCAGTGCTGCGGCACGACGGCTTCGCGGACTTCCAGATCGGTGTCGATGTCCTGCGGTGTGAAGTGGTCGGGTGGATAGACATTGGGCGTGGTGAACACCGGCTGCCGCCTGAGCGACCGGATTCCCGTTTCATGCAGCACCCCATCATCACGCGCGGCCGCCGCCGCCTTGCGCTCGCGCACGGTGGCCTTGACCATTGCGCGCCGGGCTTTGGCATCGGGATGAAAGACCAGCGCGACCGCGTCAAGGAACGCCTGGCGTTCCGTGGGCGGGAGCGGCACGAGGAGTGCGCGATCGGCACCGATGCGCTGCAGCAGCTCCGTCGCGGCGCAGAGCTGCTCGCGGAACGACGCTTCGGGTGCAGGCGGATTGGAGATCAACGCGGTATCGTCTGGGGTCACACGCACGGTCCTGACAGGTCGGAGTCAACGAGCGGACAGTCAAGATCGCGAAGTTCGCCGCGCACCGCGAGCCTTTGGTTACGGCGTACGCACGAACGCAGTCACGTGCAGCACGCGACCATCGGTCAATATCAACTCCAGCAGAACTGAATCGGCGACCGCAAGCGGCCGTCTGAGTGAAGAGATCATCAGATGTTTCGCGCCAGGCTTGAGGACGAGGGAATCGCCCGGCGGAATGGCCTGCGGCGCCATCAGCGGCGACATGTGCACCATGCCGCTCATCACCATGGATTCATGCAGCGAGACCGAGGCCGACACGGGCGAGGTCACGGCGGAGAGTGCAATGGCCGCCGTGTCGCGGTTCACAATCACCAGATAGGCCGCCGTGGTCGCGGCCGAATCGGCCGGTCGCGCCCAGGCGTCGCGCACTTCAACAATCGCGACAGGTTCGGGACCGCGGCAGGCAAGTGCGGCGGCCAAGGAAATCGCGATTCCGCTGCGTGTCAGCGTTTGTCGGCGGTTCGTCAAACAGCCGCTACGCCTTCCGGAGCGACGCATACATACTCACCAGAATCAACAGCAACCCCGACGCGCACACGATGGCCGCCCCGGTTGGCAAGTCCATCTGATACGAGGCCGTGAGCCCCAGCAGACTGGCAGCGGCCGCGATGACCCAGCCCACCGTGAGGCGACTCATCCACCGCTGGGCCAGCATGACGGCACACACGGCCGGCACGATGAGATAGGCAAACGTGAGCAACACGCCCGCCACCCGGACAAAGCTGACCACCACGATCGCAAACGCCGCATAGAACAGG
The genomic region above belongs to Gemmatimonadaceae bacterium and contains:
- a CDS encoding L-aspartate oxidase, whose protein sequence is MTIRIRTRFLVVGSGVAGLHTAWRASGHGSVTVLTKRTLFDSATAYAQGGIAAALGAGDSPELHRRDTLAAGAALCDAAAVQVLVEEGPARVRELQAAGARFDLDPNGAFKLGKEAAHSRHRIVHAHGDQTGAEVARTLVAKVRESAAITVHESARVLELLLVEDDDGVRCAGVRASISGQAVEIVADATVLATGGCGQIYRYTTNPQVATGDGFAIAHRAGARLADMEFVQFHPTALDTAENPLSLISEAVRGEGAILLNGRGQRFMPKRHALAELAPRDVVAREIFREQQAHGTVFLDATRLAVPFAERFPGIFQICRARGIDPSQEPIPVTPAAHYMMGGVVTDLAGRSSLSRLYAVGEVARTGVHGANRLASNSLLEGLVFAERVARDLIETPNGLPEPDESSWSVPSLDDRGAAQVAADEIRQIMWEYASIARTAPGLRRCLAQLATIGERLPPGATEERNLHATATLVTEASLLRKESRGGHFRSDFPKTRRKWQDRHITW
- a CDS encoding tetratricopeptide repeat protein translates to MRVSFASGALAAGLIAGLSTAPALLSAQPGGVAPACPLDANSPKELAVLELQVQRARGATTPEIRQSALKAIMKELDTKPERFAKNPAGYNLRMAQALTMWALEPGVANVAPRASLGLVTNPTESIDMLVKLDEAYKAIVAALPTCESDVKALRQNDVWLAVTRKALDASNGGQLDSANYYAKRSLLLSQDSPYPHYVLANVANQRKERTAAIGHWKQVIVQSGADTSYRELRNSSLYLLSVNQLEAAEAAKGAEQQSLAKDAAANFKALLSATPDSPDAPNIMQSWADALKMAGDSAAIPGIYADMLAKPAGYGDVALTMAGVIATRVNKTDDAIALNEAAIARNPNARDALRNLAANYYAKDQFLKMLAPSTKLVSIDPNNFDGWMMFAYAAQGIAKAAKVPAEKKAWTDSLVKYQTYAEALPVKVDVASFQRGTKDVSLTLQFEQQAAADGTYSVTVEFLDAAGAVVGTATAPVGPLKKGETKSVAFKAAATGVSGYRYQPIK
- a CDS encoding BMP family ABC transporter substrate-binding protein, with the protein product MRRTLFLIGALLVAHVALLAVTPSGATKADNTVGLDVGIVFDVGGRGDKSFNDGAYLGGVRAARDLGARVRYIEPGEGSDREAGLRLLAAEGLDLVIGVGFIFSDDVNTLAREYPNVRFADVDYAVSTDSAGNPLPMPDNLVALKFREEEGSFLVGALAALVGKSKKVGFIGGMDIALIHKFEAGYRAGVKHVCPDCEVLVAYAGVTPEAFRNPGKGKEMALSQYSQGVNVIFHASGSTGLGVFEAARSAGKLAIGVDADQYSEAPGVVLTSMVKGIDESVFQAVKAVKEGRFKGGIQQFGLAEKGVGYVYDANNKALIPAAVRGRLDQLTAEIIAGRIKVPSTR
- a CDS encoding ABC transporter ATP-binding protein; the encoded protein is MSTRDSAVHMDGVAKLFGPVVANRQASLDVATGEIHALVGENGAGKSTLMRVLAGMFAPDAGVVRVNGRDVTGWSTHEAIAAGVGMVHQHFMLVPTLTVAENVVLGMEPTHGVRVDMTRAIADVKALCVKCGLHVDPLAKVADLSVGEAQRVEILKALYRGARILILDEPTAVLSPPEIRDLWDVLRTLKADGGTVVLITHKLDEVIAVSDTITVMRAGMTVSRFATQGTTPRDIARAMVGRDVALALDTVTAPRAASTAAAVLRVSGLTVKSDRGMTAVNNLSFDIAPGEIFGIAGVEGNGQTELLEAIAGLRAPMSGSILLGSQDITALTVRDRADAGLSHIPEDRHRRGLILEYSIADNLILGRQHHFASARGLDAARIASHAAQQVQAFDIRPAVTTLPARALSGGNQQKVVIAREMGRAFTVLLAAQPTRGVDVGAIEFIHDQLRKARAEGKAILLVSADLPEVMALSDRIAVMYGGRFVTVMAGSDATTEKLGPFMTGAAA